A portion of the Chitinivorax sp. PXF-14 genome contains these proteins:
- a CDS encoding GatB/YqeY domain-containing protein — protein sequence MSLKQRIQEDMKSAMREKQAQRLGAIRLLTAAMKQKEVDERIELSDEQIVAIIDKMMKQRRDSISQYESAGRQDLADQEKFEMTVLEAYMPAQLSQAEIEAEITAAVTETGAAGPQDMGKLMGVLKPKLAGRADMSRVSQLIKQKLAG from the coding sequence ATGAGCCTGAAGCAACGTATTCAAGAAGACATGAAGTCCGCCATGCGCGAGAAGCAGGCGCAACGCCTCGGCGCGATCCGCCTGCTGACGGCGGCGATGAAGCAGAAAGAGGTCGACGAGCGCATCGAGCTCAGCGACGAGCAGATCGTCGCGATCATCGACAAGATGATGAAGCAGCGCCGCGACTCGATCAGCCAGTACGAATCGGCTGGCCGCCAGGATCTGGCCGATCAGGAAAAATTCGAAATGACGGTGCTCGAGGCCTATATGCCGGCCCAGCTGTCGCAGGCCGAAATCGAGGCCGAGATTACCGCCGCCGTTACCGAGACGGGCGCCGCAGGCCCGCAGGACATGGGCAAGCTGATGGGCGTGTTGAAGCCAAAACTGGCAGGCCGTGCCGACATGTCCAGGGTGTCGCAGCTGATCAAGCAGAAACTGGCTGGTTAA
- a CDS encoding ATP-binding cassette domain-containing protein, with translation MITLRNLSLQRGLKPIFEQANLTIHAGQKIGVVGANGAGKSTLFGLLLDELHPDAGDLDLPPRLTIAHVAQETPALSTPALDYVIDGDRELRSLQAALAQAEHAHDGHRIAELHGLIEHADGYTAPARAAKLLAGLGFDESQMQTAVSNFSGGWRMRLNLAQALMCRSDLLLLDEPTNHLDLETVMWLENWLRSYPGTLLLISHDRDFLDATVNAIAHVDNRQITLYTGNYEAFESQKAERLAQQQQAYAKQQREIAHLQSFVDRFKAKATKAKQAQSRVKAIERMERIAAAHVDSPFEFSFRSPESSPNPLLRIEQADAGYGDRVILHRINLAIQAGSRIGLLGVNGAGKSTLIKLLAGEAAPLAGNRIEGKGLKIGYFAQHQLEQLRHDESPLQHLQRLDPNAKEAELRAFLGGFDFRGDNALAPVAPFSGGEKSRLALALIIWQRPNLLLLDEPTNHLDLEMRQALTLALQDFEGSLIVVSHDRHLLRATTDTFLLVEQGAAKPFDGDLDDYRDYRQQQAAAGDAPSASGQVVDRKAQKRAEAEERNRLSSLRKPLEAKLKKVEQALDKLHADKQAIDAQLADSAMYEADQKEALKAALLKQADIAGKLEQLEEEWLMLQAELEAIE, from the coding sequence ATGATTACGCTACGCAACCTGAGCCTGCAGCGCGGGCTCAAACCCATCTTCGAGCAGGCCAACCTGACCATCCACGCCGGCCAAAAGATCGGCGTGGTCGGCGCCAATGGCGCCGGCAAATCCACGCTGTTCGGCCTGCTGCTCGACGAGCTTCACCCCGATGCCGGCGACCTCGACCTGCCGCCGCGGCTGACCATCGCCCACGTCGCGCAGGAGACCCCCGCCCTCTCGACACCTGCGCTCGACTATGTGATCGACGGCGACCGTGAGCTGCGCAGCCTGCAAGCCGCCCTGGCCCAGGCCGAGCATGCGCACGACGGCCACCGCATCGCCGAGCTGCACGGCCTGATCGAGCATGCCGACGGCTACACCGCGCCGGCGCGCGCGGCCAAGCTGCTGGCCGGCCTGGGCTTCGACGAGAGCCAGATGCAGACGGCCGTGTCAAACTTCTCGGGTGGCTGGCGCATGCGCCTGAATCTCGCGCAGGCGCTGATGTGCCGCTCCGACCTGTTGCTGCTCGACGAGCCGACCAACCACCTCGATCTCGAAACCGTGATGTGGCTGGAAAACTGGCTGCGCAGCTATCCCGGCACGTTGCTGCTGATCTCGCACGACCGCGATTTCCTCGATGCCACCGTGAACGCGATTGCCCATGTCGACAATCGCCAGATCACGCTCTACACCGGCAACTACGAAGCCTTCGAGAGCCAGAAGGCCGAGCGCCTGGCGCAGCAGCAGCAGGCTTACGCCAAGCAGCAGCGCGAGATCGCGCATCTGCAGTCGTTCGTCGACCGCTTCAAGGCCAAGGCCACCAAGGCCAAGCAGGCGCAGAGCCGGGTCAAGGCGATCGAGCGGATGGAGCGCATTGCGGCAGCGCATGTCGACTCGCCGTTCGAGTTCTCGTTCCGCTCCCCCGAATCGAGCCCCAACCCGCTGCTGCGTATCGAGCAGGCCGACGCGGGCTACGGCGACCGCGTCATCCTGCACCGCATCAACCTGGCGATCCAGGCTGGCAGCCGCATCGGCCTCTTGGGCGTGAACGGCGCCGGCAAGTCGACGCTGATCAAGCTCTTGGCTGGCGAGGCGGCACCGCTGGCAGGCAACCGCATCGAGGGCAAGGGGCTCAAGATCGGCTACTTTGCACAGCATCAGCTCGAACAGCTGCGCCACGACGAGAGCCCGCTGCAGCACCTGCAGCGGCTCGACCCGAATGCCAAGGAAGCCGAGCTGCGCGCCTTCCTCGGTGGCTTCGATTTTCGCGGCGACAACGCGCTAGCGCCGGTAGCACCATTCTCGGGCGGCGAGAAATCGCGCTTGGCACTGGCGCTGATCATCTGGCAGCGCCCCAACCTGCTGCTGCTCGACGAGCCAACCAACCACCTCGATCTCGAGATGCGCCAGGCACTGACGCTGGCGCTACAGGACTTCGAAGGCTCGCTGATCGTCGTCTCGCACGACCGCCACCTGCTGCGCGCGACCACCGACACCTTCCTGCTGGTCGAACAAGGCGCGGCGAAGCCCTTCGACGGCGATCTCGATGATTACCGCGACTATCGCCAGCAGCAGGCTGCGGCGGGCGACGCGCCATCAGCCAGCGGGCAGGTCGTCGATCGCAAGGCGCAGAAACGCGCCGAGGCCGAGGAACGCAATCGCCTGTCGAGCCTGCGCAAGCCGCTGGAAGCCAAGCTGAAGAAAGTCGAGCAGGCGCTGGACAAGCTCCATGCCGACAAGCAGGCGATCGACGCCCAGCTCGCCGACAGCGCCATGTATGAGGCCGATCAGAAAGAAGCGCTGAAAGCCGCGCTGCTCAAGCAGGCCGACATCGCCGGCAAGCTCGAGCAGCTGGAGGAAGAGTGGCTGATGCTGCAAGCCGAGCTCGAAGCCATCGAGTAG
- the mobA gene encoding molybdenum cofactor guanylyltransferase MobA produces MNARGITALVLAGGRAERMGGMDKGWVELAGRPLIERVIERIAPQVGSLCISANRHADRYATLGYPVFADDEAGYLGPLAGVVTAMRRLASSHWLVVPCDTPFLPLDLVARLAATQAASGADIVVAADAAHQHNAVFLASASVLPGLEQHLASGKRSIGGWQGGCRHAYCLFDDESAFANVNSPDELARFAAGPGSAAAS; encoded by the coding sequence ATGAACGCACGCGGTATCACTGCCCTGGTGCTGGCCGGCGGCCGTGCCGAGCGCATGGGCGGGATGGACAAGGGCTGGGTCGAGCTGGCAGGCAGGCCGCTGATCGAGCGCGTGATCGAGCGCATTGCACCGCAGGTCGGCTCGCTTTGCATCAGCGCCAACCGGCATGCGGATCGCTACGCCACGCTCGGCTACCCGGTCTTCGCCGACGACGAGGCTGGCTATCTAGGCCCGCTGGCCGGTGTGGTGACCGCGATGCGCCGGCTGGCGAGCTCGCACTGGCTGGTCGTGCCGTGCGACACGCCATTCCTGCCCTTGGACCTGGTGGCGCGCCTCGCGGCAACGCAGGCGGCCAGCGGGGCGGACATCGTGGTCGCCGCGGATGCTGCCCATCAGCACAATGCGGTGTTTCTCGCGAGCGCGTCCGTCTTGCCCGGGCTGGAGCAGCACCTGGCCAGCGGCAAGCGCAGTATCGGCGGCTGGCAGGGGGGCTGCCGCCATGCCTACTGCCTGTTCGACGATGAGTCGGCCTTCGCCAATGTCAATTCGCCAGATGAACTGGCCCGTTTCGCGGCCGGACCGGGCTCAGCCGCCGCGTCCTAG
- a CDS encoding D-amino acid dehydrogenase, with product MKVIVLGAGVVGTTSAWYLRQAGHEVTVVDRQPAAGMETSFANGGQISVGQAEPWANPEAIHKILRWLGREDAPLLFRLRADPRQWQWGLQFLLQCRASRARTNIRQLVTLGIHSRRCLQALRRELGLQYDHLENGILTFFTDPHELEGGVKAAEWMRSLGNDRRVVSVDEALRIEPALAPIRQQLQGAIYTAADESGDAHRFTLALAARNAANGVEYCLDTQILKLVKNGDRLGGVEIEAAGGRRRTLQADSYVLALGSYSPLLLRPLGIRIPVYPAKGYSITIDIAKPEVAPSVSLTDEGRKLVISRLGQRLRMAGTAELNGYDTTLNPVRLQALIDRAYELFPDIGPRHSIQTWTGLRPATPDNIPLIGKTRLRNLFLNTGHGPLGWTHSCGSAQLLADIVGGKAPEVDFAWLGRGG from the coding sequence ATGAAGGTGATCGTTCTCGGTGCCGGTGTGGTCGGCACCACCAGCGCCTGGTATCTGCGCCAGGCCGGCCACGAGGTAACCGTCGTCGACCGCCAGCCGGCGGCCGGCATGGAAACCAGCTTCGCCAACGGCGGCCAGATCTCAGTCGGCCAGGCCGAGCCCTGGGCCAATCCCGAGGCCATCCACAAGATACTGCGCTGGCTGGGCCGGGAAGATGCGCCGCTGCTGTTCCGCTTGCGGGCAGACCCGCGGCAATGGCAATGGGGCCTGCAATTCCTGCTGCAGTGCCGCGCCAGCCGCGCACGCACCAACATCCGCCAGCTGGTGACGCTCGGCATACACAGCCGGCGCTGCCTGCAGGCACTGCGGCGCGAGCTGGGGCTGCAGTACGACCACCTAGAGAATGGCATACTGACCTTTTTCACCGACCCGCATGAGCTTGAAGGCGGCGTGAAGGCCGCCGAATGGATGCGCTCCCTCGGCAACGACCGCCGCGTCGTCTCCGTCGACGAAGCGCTGCGCATCGAGCCGGCACTGGCGCCAATCCGGCAACAGCTGCAGGGGGCGATCTACACCGCTGCGGATGAATCCGGCGACGCCCACCGTTTCACCCTGGCGCTGGCGGCGCGCAATGCGGCAAACGGCGTGGAATATTGCCTGGACACGCAGATCCTCAAGCTGGTGAAGAACGGCGACCGGCTCGGCGGCGTCGAAATCGAGGCGGCAGGCGGGCGCCGCCGCACGCTGCAGGCCGACAGCTACGTGCTCGCCCTGGGCAGCTACAGCCCGCTGCTGCTGCGCCCGCTCGGCATCCGCATCCCGGTCTACCCGGCCAAAGGCTATTCGATCACCATCGACATCGCCAAGCCCGAGGTGGCGCCAAGCGTGAGCCTGACCGACGAGGGCCGAAAACTGGTGATCTCGCGGCTCGGACAACGCCTGCGCATGGCCGGTACGGCCGAGCTCAACGGTTACGACACCACGCTCAACCCGGTGCGCCTGCAGGCCTTGATCGATCGTGCCTACGAGCTGTTCCCCGACATCGGCCCGCGCCACAGCATTCAAACCTGGACCGGCCTGCGCCCCGCCACGCCCGACAACATCCCGCTGATCGGCAAGACGCGCCTGCGCAATCTGTTCCTCAACACCGGACATGGCCCGCTGGGCTGGACGCACAGCTGTGGCTCGGCGCAGCTGCTGGCTGATATCGTCGGCGGCAAGGCGCCGGAAGTGGATTTCGCGTGGCTAGGACGCGGCGGCTGA
- a CDS encoding ArnT family glycosyltransferase yields MLTYTPSTEALPPKADERPWALFLLCMLWLLPGMIGHNPWKPDEPHSVGIVYGMLRDGNWWVPRLAGLPVLEDGPLYFQLSAFLARLTAGWLAVHDAARVVATAFVALALTFCGGIGRELGGRRYGRVVVVLMIGCLGLLVLGHTATNGVAAFCGFAAAFYGMSLFARNPLWAGVALGGGAAVSAMSASLFEPIVLTLIALALPLCFRHWRSQRYAITGLTALVTGGPAMLLWFLGLRASDPAMFAQWLAHGAWFRFDGFAHPSRLSEISFYLRTLPWFAWPAWPLAVWTLWDSRLTGYARPPVQFSLLVLGIMLSALALSPAVQDDYLLPLLIPCSVLAAIGIDRLRHGAAAALNWFGVMTFGMLGLYIWLGWTAAMTGIPPQLARRGDTVIPGFHARFSWFELIVGALLTAAWVWAVSRRRQMGRQAVSSWAAGLALCWSLLMLLWLPAIDWVKGYQKVAVELAQALPGQYDCIAAEGMSPEQATLFAYHGNVALKPDAAGQCQLLLVQGTGDEVAPQGDWRKIWEGARPGDRRERFRLYQRFTPASIRL; encoded by the coding sequence ATGCTTACTTACACTCCCAGTACCGAAGCCCTGCCCCCCAAGGCCGATGAGCGGCCGTGGGCGCTATTCCTGTTGTGCATGTTGTGGCTGCTGCCCGGCATGATCGGGCATAACCCGTGGAAGCCGGATGAGCCGCACAGCGTCGGCATCGTCTACGGCATGTTGCGCGATGGCAACTGGTGGGTGCCCAGGCTGGCCGGTTTGCCGGTGCTGGAGGACGGCCCGCTGTACTTTCAGTTGTCGGCTTTTCTGGCGCGCCTGACAGCCGGCTGGCTGGCGGTACACGATGCGGCGCGCGTGGTGGCGACGGCCTTCGTGGCATTGGCGCTGACGTTTTGCGGCGGGATCGGGCGGGAGCTCGGTGGCCGCCGCTACGGGCGCGTCGTGGTGGTGCTGATGATAGGCTGCCTCGGCCTGCTGGTGCTGGGACATACGGCTACCAACGGCGTGGCGGCATTCTGCGGCTTTGCTGCGGCGTTTTACGGCATGTCGCTGTTTGCCCGCAACCCCTTGTGGGCGGGCGTCGCACTGGGGGGCGGGGCGGCGGTGTCGGCGATGTCGGCCTCGCTGTTCGAGCCGATTGTGCTTACCCTGATCGCGCTGGCGCTGCCGCTGTGTTTCCGCCACTGGCGCAGCCAGCGCTATGCCATTACCGGCCTGACTGCGCTGGTGACGGGCGGGCCGGCCATGCTGCTATGGTTTCTCGGTCTGCGGGCGAGCGACCCCGCCATGTTCGCGCAGTGGCTCGCACATGGCGCGTGGTTCCGCTTCGATGGCTTTGCCCACCCCTCCCGTCTGTCCGAAATCAGCTTCTATCTGCGCACCCTGCCGTGGTTCGCCTGGCCGGCCTGGCCGCTGGCGGTGTGGACGCTCTGGGACAGCCGCCTGACCGGCTATGCCCGCCCGCCCGTGCAGTTCTCCCTGCTGGTGCTCGGCATCATGCTGTCGGCGCTGGCCCTGTCGCCGGCGGTGCAGGATGACTACCTGCTACCCTTGCTGATTCCCTGCTCGGTGCTTGCCGCGATCGGGATCGACCGCCTGCGCCACGGCGCCGCGGCCGCGCTGAACTGGTTCGGCGTGATGACCTTCGGCATGCTGGGGCTGTATATCTGGCTTGGCTGGACGGCCGCGATGACCGGCATCCCGCCGCAGCTGGCGCGCCGTGGCGATACCGTGATTCCTGGCTTCCACGCCCGGTTCAGCTGGTTCGAGCTGATCGTTGGTGCGCTGCTGACGGCCGCCTGGGTATGGGCCGTGTCGCGCCGCCGCCAGATGGGACGCCAGGCGGTCAGCAGCTGGGCCGCCGGTCTGGCGCTGTGCTGGAGCTTGCTGATGTTGCTGTGGCTGCCGGCGATCGACTGGGTCAAGGGCTACCAGAAGGTGGCGGTGGAGCTGGCTCAGGCATTGCCTGGCCAGTATGACTGCATCGCGGCAGAGGGCATGTCGCCCGAGCAGGCCACGTTGTTCGCCTATCACGGCAATGTCGCATTGAAGCCGGATGCGGCAGGCCAGTGCCAGTTGCTGCTGGTGCAGGGCACCGGGGACGAGGTTGCGCCGCAGGGCGACTGGCGCAAGATATGGGAGGGCGCGCGCCCAGGTGATCGGCGCGAGCGTTTCAGGCTGTACCAGCGCTTCACCCCGGCCTCGATCCGCTTATGA
- a CDS encoding OsmC family protein, protein MAVVVHGGLTPLAKRVEIRSHQLTVDEDASVGGADSGPSPHDLLDAALASCTALTLSLYAQRKGWPIDNIHVEVTHAESPGLYELTRQIRIDGSLDDEQRARLLAVAEKCPIHKALSGQFKIASQLS, encoded by the coding sequence GTGGCCGTGGTCGTACATGGAGGGCTGACCCCACTCGCAAAACGGGTCGAGATTCGTTCACATCAATTGACTGTCGATGAGGATGCCAGCGTAGGCGGTGCCGATTCAGGCCCCAGCCCGCACGATCTGCTCGATGCCGCGCTGGCTTCGTGCACGGCGCTGACCCTGAGCCTATACGCCCAGCGCAAGGGCTGGCCGATCGACAACATTCATGTCGAGGTCACCCATGCGGAATCGCCGGGCCTGTACGAGCTCACGCGCCAGATCCGTATCGACGGCAGTCTCGATGACGAGCAGCGCGCACGGCTGCTGGCGGTGGCCGAGAAGTGCCCGATCCACAAGGCACTGAGCGGCCAGTTCAAGATCGCCAGCCAGCTGAGCTGA
- the rpmE gene encoding 50S ribosomal protein L31, whose protein sequence is MKQGIHPEYNEITVTCSCGNTFQTGSTMSKNLHVEVCSACHPFYTGKQKIVDTAGRIDKFKQKYSMLGRK, encoded by the coding sequence ATGAAGCAAGGCATTCACCCGGAATACAACGAGATTACCGTTACCTGCTCCTGCGGTAATACTTTCCAGACTGGCTCGACCATGAGCAAGAATCTGCACGTGGAAGTGTGCTCGGCTTGCCACCCGTTCTACACCGGCAAGCAGAAGATCGTCGACACCGCTGGTCGTATCGACAAGTTCAAGCAAAAGTACAGCATGCTGGGCCGCAAGTAA
- a CDS encoding NADPH-dependent FMN reductase has protein sequence MPTPRILIFAGSTRAGSYNKQLARAATEAVRAAGAEASYVDLRDYPMPVYDGDLETEQGMPAHARSLRELFKGHHGFVIASPENNASVSSALKNTLDWISRELDGESGLVPYSGKTALLLAASPGGLGGLRGLVHLRNILNALQVFVLPGQLAVSAAHKAFGTDGKLADARQQSTLESLCKQMVETTAKLIA, from the coding sequence ATGCCCACGCCACGCATCCTGATCTTTGCCGGCAGCACGCGTGCCGGCTCCTACAACAAGCAACTGGCCCGTGCCGCGACCGAGGCCGTGCGCGCCGCGGGGGCAGAGGCCAGCTACGTCGACCTGCGCGACTACCCGATGCCCGTCTACGATGGCGATCTCGAAACCGAGCAAGGCATGCCGGCGCACGCGCGCAGCCTGCGCGAGCTGTTCAAGGGCCATCATGGCTTTGTAATCGCTTCGCCCGAAAACAACGCCTCGGTGTCGTCCGCATTGAAGAACACGCTCGACTGGATCTCGCGCGAGCTTGACGGCGAATCGGGCCTCGTGCCCTACAGCGGCAAGACGGCGCTGCTGCTGGCCGCCTCGCCGGGCGGCCTGGGCGGGCTGCGCGGGCTGGTTCATCTGCGCAACATCCTCAATGCGCTGCAGGTGTTCGTGCTGCCCGGACAGCTCGCAGTATCGGCCGCGCACAAGGCCTTCGGGACGGACGGCAAGCTGGCCGATGCGCGCCAGCAGTCCACGCTCGAATCGCTGTGCAAGCAGATGGTGGAGACCACGGCCAAGCTGATCGCCTGA
- a CDS encoding DMT family transporter, producing MNNLSLYLATVLIWGSTWLAIKFQLGAVPVEWSVVYRFGLAALLLLAYCLARGLNLRFSRRDHAFMALQGCLLFCLNYVLIYHSEMHLSSGLVAVLFSSIVFLNTLNTRLFFGTPIEPKVVVSAALGFTGISMVFWPELASFNGQQGMAGVWFGLAATTSASLGNMVSSRNQRAQIPVIQGNAFGMLYGALAVAVYTVLAGKPMVFDWGGGYVWSLVYLAVFGSILAFGAYLTLIGRIGADRASYAGVVIPIVALLLSTVFEGFQWHASTIIGIALCLSGNVLILQKKRPTPVLKPAAQV from the coding sequence ATGAACAATCTATCGCTGTATCTCGCCACGGTCCTGATCTGGGGGTCTACCTGGCTCGCCATCAAGTTTCAATTGGGGGCGGTGCCCGTCGAGTGGTCGGTTGTCTATCGCTTCGGCCTCGCGGCGCTGCTCTTGCTGGCTTATTGCCTGGCACGTGGCCTCAATCTGCGCTTTTCCCGCCGCGACCATGCCTTCATGGCCTTGCAGGGCTGCCTGTTGTTCTGCCTCAACTATGTGCTGATCTACCACTCGGAGATGCATCTGAGCTCGGGGCTGGTGGCGGTGCTGTTCTCCAGCATCGTGTTCCTCAACACGCTCAATACGCGCCTGTTCTTTGGCACGCCGATCGAGCCCAAGGTCGTCGTCAGCGCGGCGCTTGGCTTTACCGGCATCAGCATGGTGTTCTGGCCGGAGCTGGCCAGCTTCAACGGACAGCAGGGGATGGCCGGCGTCTGGTTTGGTCTTGCGGCCACCACCTCGGCGTCGCTTGGCAATATGGTGTCGAGCCGCAACCAGCGCGCACAGATCCCGGTGATCCAGGGCAACGCCTTCGGCATGCTGTATGGCGCGTTGGCGGTGGCCGTCTATACCGTGCTGGCGGGCAAGCCGATGGTGTTCGACTGGGGCGGCGGCTATGTGTGGTCGCTGGTCTACCTGGCGGTATTCGGCTCGATTCTGGCGTTTGGCGCCTACCTCACGCTGATCGGCCGTATCGGTGCGGATCGCGCGAGCTACGCCGGCGTGGTGATCCCGATCGTGGCGCTGCTGCTGTCGACGGTGTTCGAGGGCTTCCAGTGGCATGCGAGCACGATCATCGGCATCGCCCTGTGCCTCAGCGGCAATGTGCTGATCCTGCAAAAGAAAAGGCCGACTCCCGTGCTGAAGCCGGCCGCGCAGGTCTGA
- the tsaD gene encoding tRNA (adenosine(37)-N6)-threonylcarbamoyltransferase complex transferase subunit TsaD, which produces MLVLGIESSCDETGIALYDTEQGLLAHRLHTQMAMHAEYGGVVPELASRDHIRRVLPLTEECLAAAGKRLGDIDAIAYTQGPGLAGALLVGTSVANALAFALDKPAIGVHHLEGHLLSPLLAQPAPAFPFVALLVSGGHSQLMEVDGVGHYTLLGETLDDAAGEAFDKTAKLLGLGYPGGPALSKLADKGDPTRFKLPRPMLHSPDLDFSFSGLKTAVLTLVREQPQLDEQTRADICAAFQEAIVDVLVGKSLKALKQTGFKQLVIAGGVGANRQLREQLDAAAAKRRFQVFYPPLEFCTDNGAMIAFAGAQRLKHAAHGDGSFTVKPRWDLHNLPAA; this is translated from the coding sequence ATGCTTGTCCTTGGCATCGAATCCTCCTGCGACGAAACCGGCATCGCGCTCTACGACACCGAGCAGGGCCTGCTCGCCCACCGGCTGCATACGCAGATGGCCATGCATGCCGAATACGGCGGCGTAGTGCCGGAGCTCGCCTCGCGCGACCACATCCGGCGCGTGCTGCCACTGACGGAGGAATGCCTGGCGGCAGCCGGCAAGCGACTCGGGGACATCGACGCCATCGCCTACACCCAGGGGCCGGGCCTCGCCGGCGCCCTGCTGGTAGGCACGAGCGTAGCCAATGCACTGGCCTTTGCGCTCGACAAGCCCGCCATTGGCGTGCACCACCTTGAAGGGCACCTGCTCTCGCCGCTGCTGGCGCAACCGGCACCGGCCTTTCCATTCGTTGCCCTACTGGTATCGGGGGGCCACAGCCAGTTGATGGAAGTCGATGGCGTCGGCCACTACACCCTGCTGGGCGAGACACTCGACGATGCCGCCGGCGAGGCCTTCGACAAAACGGCGAAGCTGCTCGGCCTCGGCTACCCAGGCGGGCCAGCGTTGTCGAAGCTCGCGGACAAGGGTGATCCGACGCGCTTCAAGCTGCCGCGCCCGATGCTGCATTCGCCGGACCTCGATTTCAGCTTTTCCGGCCTCAAGACGGCCGTGCTGACACTGGTGCGGGAACAGCCCCAGCTCGATGAGCAGACCCGCGCCGACATCTGCGCCGCGTTCCAGGAGGCTATCGTCGACGTACTGGTCGGCAAGTCGCTCAAGGCGCTGAAGCAGACCGGGTTCAAGCAGCTGGTGATCGCCGGCGGTGTCGGCGCCAATCGCCAGTTGCGCGAGCAATTGGATGCGGCCGCAGCCAAGCGCCGTTTTCAGGTGTTCTACCCACCGCTGGAATTCTGCACCGACAACGGCGCGATGATTGCCTTTGCCGGCGCGCAGCGTCTCAAGCATGCCGCGCATGGCGACGGCAGCTTCACCGTCAAGCCACGCTGGGATCTGCATAACCTGCCGGCAGCCTGA
- the rpsU gene encoding 30S ribosomal protein S21, producing the protein MPSVRVKENEPFEVALRRFKRTVEKTGLLTELRAREFYEKPTAERKRKLAAAVKRHYKRLRSQTLPPKMY; encoded by the coding sequence ATGCCTAGCGTCCGCGTCAAGGAAAATGAGCCGTTCGAAGTGGCTCTGCGCCGTTTCAAGCGTACTGTCGAAAAAACCGGTCTGCTGACCGAGTTGCGCGCTCGTGAGTTCTACGAGAAGCCGACCGCTGAACGTAAGCGCAAACTTGCTGCGGCCGTCAAGCGTCACTACAAGCGTCTGCGCAGCCAGACCTTGCCGCCGAAGATGTACTAA
- the rho gene encoding transcription termination factor Rho, with product MHLSDLKHFHVSQLVDMAIANEIDGANRLRKQDLIFALLKNQAKKGESIFGEGTLEVLPDGFGFLRSPDTSYLAGPDDIYVSPSQIRRFNLHTGDTIEGEIRTPKEGERYFALVKVDKVNGEAPEHAKHKILFENLTPLFPTEPLKLERPILGEENTTGRVIDMIAPIGKGQRGLLVAPPKSGKTVMLQHIAHSIAQNYPECYLIVLLIDERPEEVTEMQRSVKGEVVSSTFDEPAARHVQVAEMVIEKAKRLVEHKKDVVILLDSITRLARAYNTVVPASGKVLTGGVDSNALQRPKRFFGAARNIEEGGSLTIIATALIDTGSRMDDVIYEEFKGTGNMEIHLDRRMAEKRLYPAINVNRSGTRREELLIQQDQLQKIWVLRKLLYPMDDLDAMEFLLDKIKGTKNNGDFFDSMRR from the coding sequence ATGCATTTATCCGACCTGAAGCATTTTCACGTCTCGCAACTCGTGGACATGGCGATTGCCAACGAGATTGACGGCGCTAACCGCTTGCGCAAGCAGGATCTCATTTTTGCTCTGCTGAAGAACCAGGCCAAGAAAGGCGAGAGCATTTTTGGCGAGGGTACGCTGGAAGTGTTGCCCGATGGCTTCGGATTCCTGCGTTCGCCCGATACCTCGTATCTGGCCGGTCCGGACGACATCTATGTGAGTCCATCGCAGATTCGTCGTTTCAACCTGCATACCGGTGACACGATCGAAGGCGAGATCCGCACGCCGAAGGAAGGCGAGCGCTATTTTGCGCTGGTGAAGGTGGACAAGGTCAACGGCGAAGCGCCGGAGCATGCGAAGCACAAGATTCTGTTCGAGAACCTGACGCCGCTGTTCCCGACCGAGCCGCTCAAGCTCGAGCGCCCCATTCTCGGCGAGGAGAACACGACCGGCCGCGTGATCGACATGATCGCGCCGATCGGCAAGGGGCAGCGCGGCCTGTTGGTGGCGCCGCCGAAGTCCGGCAAGACGGTGATGCTGCAGCACATTGCACACTCGATTGCGCAGAATTACCCGGAGTGCTACCTGATCGTACTGCTGATCGACGAGCGCCCGGAAGAAGTGACCGAAATGCAGCGCTCGGTGAAGGGCGAGGTCGTCAGTTCGACGTTCGACGAGCCCGCCGCACGCCACGTACAGGTTGCCGAAATGGTGATCGAGAAGGCCAAGCGGCTGGTCGAGCACAAGAAGGATGTGGTGATCCTGCTCGACTCGATCACCCGTCTCGCGCGCGCCTACAACACCGTCGTACCGGCCTCCGGCAAGGTGCTGACCGGTGGTGTCGATTCGAATGCATTGCAGCGCCCCAAGCGCTTCTTCGGCGCCGCCCGCAATATCGAGGAGGGCGGCTCGCTGACCATCATCGCGACGGCCCTGATCGATACCGGCTCGCGCATGGACGACGTGATTTACGAAGAGTTCAAGGGCACCGGCAATATGGAAATTCACCTGGATCGCCGTATGGCTGAAAAGCGCTTGTATCCGGCGATCAACGTCAACCGTTCCGGCACCCGCCGCGAGGAACTGCTGATCCAACAGGACCAGCTGCAGAAGATCTGGGTGCTGCGCAAGCTGCTCTATCCGATGGACGACCTCGACGCGATGGAGTTCCTGCTCGACAAGATCAAGGGCACCAAGAACAACGGCGATTTCTTCGACTCGATGCGTCGTTGA